The Candidatus Aminicenantes bacterium genome has a segment encoding these proteins:
- a CDS encoding methyltransferase domain-containing protein: MGSLMESKLTARQHALVGTVLKAQTASLGRVEIPVVADLLKKSGARSALDIGCGEGAFLLRLAREARGVRFLGLDHNEMAIRDARRSLRRLALPNVELKAAFFDPAFEAVRYDAVLTRYTLQHGSDPRAFVEAVFKRLKRKGVYIAVESLDDYSDCHRPVPVWERFLAALAAIHRKIGSHEDIGKSLGGMFRQAGFRDVRVRVMLCAPSTIGWAPFCAVVRAQADLAHFLFPDLFERRLVNKLAAWLDDRAGLEAQDPYLCSAIANGTRP, encoded by the coding sequence ATGGGCTCGCTGATGGAATCCAAGCTGACGGCCCGCCAGCACGCGCTGGTCGGGACCGTGTTGAAGGCGCAGACGGCGTCGCTCGGCCGGGTCGAAATCCCCGTCGTCGCCGATCTGCTGAAAAAGAGCGGCGCCCGTTCCGCGCTCGACATCGGGTGCGGGGAAGGGGCCTTCCTGCTGCGCCTGGCGCGAGAGGCCCGGGGCGTCCGCTTCCTGGGCCTCGATCACAACGAGATGGCCATCCGGGACGCCCGGCGGAGCCTGCGGCGGCTGGCCTTGCCCAACGTCGAGCTGAAGGCCGCTTTCTTCGACCCCGCCTTTGAAGCCGTCCGATACGACGCCGTCCTGACCCGCTATACCCTCCAGCATGGATCCGATCCGCGGGCCTTCGTCGAGGCGGTGTTCAAGCGCCTGAAAAGGAAGGGCGTGTACATTGCGGTCGAATCGCTTGATGATTATTCGGATTGCCACCGTCCCGTTCCGGTGTGGGAGCGGTTTCTCGCGGCCCTGGCGGCGATTCACCGCAAGATCGGAAGCCATGAGGACATCGGCAAATCGCTGGGCGGAATGTTCCGGCAGGCCGGCTTCCGGGACGTTCGGGTGCGGGTGATGCTGTGTGCGCCGTCCACGATCGGTTGGGCGCCGTTTTGCGCCGTGGTCCGGGCCCAGGCCGATCTGGCCCATTTTCTGTTCCCCGATCTCTTCGAACGGCGCCTCGTGAACAAACTGGCGGCCTGGCTGGACGACCGGGCCGGTCTCGAAGCGCAGGACCCGTACCTGTGCTCCGCCATCGCCAACGGAACCCGCCCCTAA
- a CDS encoding DUF2961 domain-containing protein, which translates to MWGTAFDPQAVLQFYFDGEKEPRWRINILDFYQGRHPLFPSPLVSYEKRGRWGGEPLAGNCFVPIPFAKSLKISVKGESRFFHIIFEKYPLPADVVSFTGNEDRAALLDSFARLGDDPFEAPGLRLHEAESKTVEPGQTVSLLKLQGASGIIRTIVIEADGGEDFFQKTRLRMRWDGHARWDVQAPPGIFFGSAVRADDMRALPLRVEKRAGGKARLTSYFPMAFWESAEIEWTNASGRTMAPLQARISIGANPIPRAEGTYLTTQYHAGETTYGRDWPLFEGRGTGWLAGVVQSMMHSHYCEGNEHFVLDGAVSPQFNGTGTEDYYLACFWPNVDFDSPFGSVAGDIQAEGGGDQVGAYHVPASYSRFHLEAPLPFFSSLNARIQHGGQSDIVSDYRSLAFVYLKKAEALRRTDWLAVGSPASEKMHGYAASVAGRPVEVRAFPEGEDHETSMSTTGRYHDGGEIRFQVALDPENQGVKIRRRIDQKSLRQKALVYVDGAYAGCWYDGYENESLRWADSDFEISPALTRGKTVLNLRLVVQRTNGEGPFSDFGYEVFSYRPETPAPRPAR; encoded by the coding sequence ATGTGGGGAACGGCCTTCGATCCCCAAGCCGTCCTCCAATTCTATTTCGACGGCGAGAAGGAGCCGCGCTGGCGGATCAACATCCTCGACTTTTACCAGGGCCGGCATCCTCTTTTCCCGAGCCCCCTCGTTTCTTACGAGAAGCGTGGCCGCTGGGGAGGGGAGCCGTTGGCCGGGAATTGCTTTGTTCCTATCCCGTTCGCCAAATCCCTGAAGATCAGCGTCAAGGGCGAATCGCGGTTCTTCCATATCATCTTTGAGAAGTATCCGCTTCCGGCCGACGTCGTTTCCTTCACCGGGAATGAAGACCGGGCGGCGCTCCTTGATTCTTTCGCCAGACTCGGGGACGATCCCTTCGAGGCCCCGGGACTCCGGCTTCATGAAGCCGAGTCAAAGACCGTCGAGCCCGGGCAGACCGTCTCGCTCTTGAAGCTTCAGGGTGCCTCGGGCATCATCCGCACCATCGTCATCGAGGCCGACGGAGGGGAGGACTTCTTCCAGAAGACACGGCTCCGGATGCGGTGGGACGGCCACGCCCGCTGGGACGTGCAGGCCCCGCCGGGGATCTTCTTCGGATCGGCGGTCCGGGCCGACGACATGCGAGCGCTGCCCCTGCGAGTGGAGAAGCGGGCCGGTGGCAAGGCCCGGCTGACCTCCTATTTCCCGATGGCCTTCTGGGAGAGCGCCGAGATCGAATGGACCAACGCCTCGGGCCGAACCATGGCCCCGCTCCAGGCCCGCATCTCGATCGGCGCCAATCCGATCCCGCGGGCGGAGGGGACCTATTTGACGACTCAATATCATGCCGGCGAGACGACCTACGGCCGCGACTGGCCTCTGTTCGAAGGACGGGGGACGGGCTGGCTGGCGGGTGTCGTCCAATCCATGATGCATTCGCATTACTGCGAAGGCAACGAGCATTTCGTCCTCGACGGCGCGGTATCGCCCCAGTTCAACGGGACCGGGACCGAGGATTACTATCTGGCCTGCTTCTGGCCGAACGTCGATTTCGATTCGCCGTTCGGGTCGGTCGCGGGCGACATCCAGGCGGAAGGAGGCGGCGACCAGGTCGGGGCTTATCACGTGCCGGCGAGCTACAGCCGCTTTCACCTGGAGGCCCCGCTGCCGTTCTTCTCCTCCCTGAACGCTCGCATCCAGCACGGCGGGCAAAGCGACATTGTCTCCGACTACCGGAGTCTGGCCTTCGTCTACCTGAAGAAGGCCGAGGCCCTGCGCCGGACGGATTGGCTGGCGGTGGGCAGCCCGGCCAGTGAAAAAATGCACGGCTATGCGGCCTCGGTCGCGGGCCGGCCCGTCGAAGTTCGCGCCTTCCCGGAAGGGGAGGATCACGAAACGTCCATGAGTACCACGGGACGCTATCACGATGGAGGGGAGATCCGGTTCCAGGTCGCCCTCGATCCCGAAAATCAGGGCGTCAAGATCAGGCGGCGCATCGATCAGAAATCCCTGCGGCAGAAAGCCCTGGTGTACGTCGACGGGGCGTACGCGGGATGCTGGTACGACGGTTACGAAAACGAGAGTCTTCGCTGGGCGGATTCCGATTTCGAGATCTCCCCCGCGTTGACCCGAGGCAAGACGGTTTTAAATCTCCGGCTGGTCGTTCAAAGGACCAACGGCGAGGGTCCGTTCTCGGACTTCGGGTACGAAGTCTTCTCCTATCGGCCCGAGACGCCAGCGCCCCGGCCCGCCCGATAA
- a CDS encoding aminotransferase class V-fold PLP-dependent enzyme: MMPETWSRRRFMAVGGGALGAAAFAFKADALERVTAAGQTVANRTPEEVAKDEFYWREIQLAFKLDRTLINLNNGFTSPCARVVLESEFRFMDMINMLPVHYQGMVAANAASLRLKMAKEFGCDEEEIALTRGASEALQIAQNGIDLKPGDEVLTTEQDYPRMLTTWDQRMRREGIKIVRIQFPVPTTADDLYQRFEKAITPKTKVMHFCHTTNLTAQLFPVQRLARLARSKGIVTIVDGAHALGQFPFKLRDLECDAYGVSLHKWLMAPIGNGLLYVRKEMIPKFWPLQAAPEQQDNDIRKFESIGTHPWAIRAALGEALAFHQAIGAERKAARFRYLTLRWANALKVHPRIKILSAIDEPAQVWAVAAVCIDGIDVRALNKFLMDKYRIVTVPLVGGAPPNSVFDYQALRISPNIYTTTEEIDTFVQAMEDAMKSGVPAAPEPTPEESLQEGQDC; the protein is encoded by the coding sequence ATGATGCCTGAAACGTGGAGTCGACGCCGGTTTATGGCCGTGGGCGGAGGCGCCCTGGGAGCGGCCGCATTCGCCTTCAAGGCCGACGCCCTCGAACGGGTCACGGCCGCCGGTCAGACGGTGGCCAACCGGACGCCCGAGGAGGTCGCCAAGGACGAGTTCTACTGGCGGGAGATCCAACTGGCCTTCAAGCTGGACCGGACCTTGATCAACCTCAACAACGGCTTCACCTCGCCCTGCGCCAGGGTCGTGCTGGAGTCGGAGTTCCGTTTCATGGACATGATCAACATGCTGCCCGTCCATTACCAGGGCATGGTCGCGGCCAATGCCGCTTCGCTGCGCCTCAAGATGGCCAAGGAGTTCGGCTGCGACGAGGAGGAGATCGCCCTGACCCGCGGCGCCAGCGAAGCCCTCCAGATCGCCCAGAACGGGATCGACCTCAAGCCCGGCGACGAGGTCCTGACCACCGAGCAGGACTACCCGCGCATGCTGACGACCTGGGACCAGCGGATGCGGCGCGAGGGGATCAAGATCGTCCGCATCCAGTTCCCCGTTCCGACGACGGCCGACGACCTCTACCAGCGATTCGAGAAGGCCATCACTCCGAAGACCAAGGTCATGCATTTTTGCCATACGACCAACCTGACGGCCCAGCTCTTCCCCGTCCAGAGGCTGGCGCGCCTGGCCCGCTCCAAGGGCATCGTCACGATCGTCGACGGCGCCCACGCCCTGGGCCAGTTCCCCTTCAAGCTGCGGGACCTCGAGTGCGACGCCTATGGCGTCAGCCTGCACAAGTGGCTGATGGCCCCCATCGGCAACGGCCTGTTGTATGTCCGCAAGGAGATGATCCCGAAGTTCTGGCCGCTCCAGGCCGCCCCCGAGCAGCAGGACAACGACATCCGCAAGTTCGAGTCCATCGGAACGCATCCCTGGGCCATCCGGGCCGCCCTGGGCGAGGCCCTGGCGTTCCACCAGGCCATCGGGGCCGAGCGCAAGGCGGCGCGGTTCCGCTACCTGACCCTGCGCTGGGCCAACGCGCTCAAGGTTCATCCCCGCATCAAGATCCTGTCGGCCATCGACGAGCCGGCCCAGGTCTGGGCGGTCGCCGCCGTCTGCATCGACGGCATCGACGTCCGAGCCCTCAACAAGTTCCTGATGGACAAGTACCGCATCGTCACGGTGCCGCTGGTCGGCGGCGCCCCCCCGAACTCGGTCTTCGACTACCAGGCTCTTCGGATCTCGCCCAACATCTATACGACGACCGAAGAAATCGACACGTTCGTCCAGGCCATGGAAGACGCGATGAAGAGCGGCGTGCCCGCGGCCCCCGAGCCGACGCCTGAGGAAAGCCTCCAGGAAGGGCAGGACTGCTAG
- a CDS encoding DUF378 domain-containing protein, translating into MKKLSLLGWICEIIVVVAGLDWGLVALFKFDLVTKIFGFGDIVRIVHIVVGAAAVVLLIDLVTGKTRRA; encoded by the coding sequence ATGAAAAAGCTGAGTCTCTTGGGTTGGATCTGCGAGATCATCGTCGTCGTCGCCGGCCTCGATTGGGGCTTGGTCGCCCTGTTCAAGTTCGATCTCGTGACCAAGATCTTCGGATTCGGGGACATCGTGCGGATCGTTCACATCGTCGTCGGGGCCGCCGCGGTCGTTCTCCTGATCGATCTCGTGACCGGCAAAACCAGAAGAGCGTAA